From one Candidatus Thermoplasmatota archaeon genomic stretch:
- a CDS encoding iron-containing alcohol dehydrogenase yields MLDFTYNIPTKILFGRNKIERLAEEIKRYSQRILFVYGSGSIKRNGIYDAVVGQLIKNDISFFELSGIKPNPSIQSVRDGIELVRLHNIDFILAVGGGSTIDCAKAIAAGFYCDQDPWYYFTGNESKIKKALPIGTVLTLAGTGSEMNGNAVITNEQTQEKLAIHTDLIRPKFSILDPTYTFTVPKEHTAAGIIDIFSHVLEQYFSLVPETYIQDRFAESILKACIHYGPIAMNEPRNYDARANLMWASSLALNGILAYGKTGDWSTHAMEHALSAMYDVTHGVGLAILTPAWMNYVLDDTTLPKFGTYALNVWGFHGKDQKKIAKQSINQTRIFFESFGLPKKLCELGVPKESLRDMAQKSCVFGDIGKFKKLNTTDVFKILTAAYE; encoded by the coding sequence ATGCTTGATTTCACCTACAACATACCAACAAAAATACTCTTTGGAAGAAATAAAATCGAACGGCTCGCAGAAGAAATAAAACGGTACTCCCAACGGATTCTTTTCGTCTATGGTTCAGGAAGTATCAAACGCAATGGAATTTATGACGCAGTTGTCGGTCAGCTTATAAAAAACGATATTTCTTTTTTTGAACTATCTGGTATAAAACCAAATCCAAGCATTCAAAGTGTACGAGATGGTATCGAACTAGTACGACTCCATAATATAGATTTTATATTAGCAGTTGGTGGGGGGAGTACTATTGATTGTGCAAAAGCAATCGCAGCTGGCTTTTATTGTGATCAAGATCCTTGGTACTATTTTACTGGTAACGAATCTAAAATTAAAAAAGCTTTACCAATTGGAACTGTTCTGACACTTGCAGGAACCGGATCTGAAATGAATGGTAACGCAGTGATTACCAATGAACAAACGCAAGAAAAACTTGCAATTCACACAGATCTTATCCGACCAAAATTTTCAATTCTTGATCCAACATATACCTTTACAGTTCCAAAAGAACACACTGCAGCAGGGATCATTGATATTTTTAGCCATGTCCTTGAACAATACTTCAGCCTTGTCCCAGAAACCTATATACAGGATCGATTCGCTGAATCAATCTTGAAAGCATGTATCCATTATGGTCCAATAGCCATGAATGAACCACGAAACTATGATGCACGAGCAAATCTCATGTGGGCAAGTAGTCTTGCTTTAAACGGCATTCTTGCATACGGAAAAACTGGTGACTGGTCAACTCATGCGATGGAACATGCACTCAGCGCGATGTATGATGTTACACATGGCGTTGGTCTTGCGATACTAACGCCTGCTTGGATGAACTATGTTTTGGATGATACTACACTTCCAAAATTTGGTACTTATGCTCTGAATGTTTGGGGTTTTCATGGAAAAGATCAGAAAAAAATCGCGAAACAGAGTATAAATCAAACAAGGATTTTTTTTGAGAGTTTTGGGTTACCTAAAAAACTTTGTGAACTTGGCGTACCAAAAGAAAGTCTTAGAGATATGGCACAAAAAAGTTGTGTGTTTGGTGATATCGGTAAATTCAAAAAACTTAACACCACTGATGTTTTCAAAATTTTAACTGCCGCATACGAATAA
- a CDS encoding pyridoxal-phosphate dependent enzyme: protein MGSLTGLSTDSEEPPPFDAVGHTLFTRTRNIERILGFKNIYVKFEGSNPTGTQKDRISQYHIQQALQQHAQGITVGTCGNYGMSLAYFAKLVGLKTSILIPEKYFLSPRRKLELKKLGAEVISVDGKYEDAVEESRRLAKHEHLYDANPGSGSDGWKGYKPIAYEIVQQLGRVPTAVSVPVGNGTTLLGIYHGFKDLLTRGVIDSMPYLVGASTPGGNPIVKSFKEHRSKTQDLLPTELKETAINEPLISYHSYDGDEALQAIYETNGWADYASDTKMLHYHKVLRDQEGINVLPASASAVEALIKFKQHRQLNSYYVVVLTGRNFR from the coding sequence ATGGGGAGTTTGACGGGTCTTTCTACTGATTCTGAAGAACCGCCGCCTTTTGATGCCGTAGGACATACACTTTTTACTCGCACGAGAAATATTGAGCGAATTCTTGGTTTCAAAAATATTTACGTGAAATTTGAAGGAAGTAATCCTACGGGTACGCAAAAGGATCGGATATCTCAGTATCACATTCAGCAAGCTTTACAACAACATGCTCAGGGTATAACGGTTGGTACTTGCGGTAATTATGGTATGAGTTTGGCATATTTTGCTAAACTTGTCGGATTGAAAACATCCATCTTAATTCCTGAAAAATATTTCTTGTCACCTCGGCGGAAACTTGAATTGAAAAAACTTGGTGCTGAAGTCATCTCAGTTGACGGTAAATATGAGGATGCAGTGGAGGAAAGTAGACGACTTGCAAAGCATGAGCATCTCTATGATGCGAATCCAGGAAGTGGAAGCGATGGGTGGAAAGGATACAAACCAATCGCCTATGAGATCGTCCAGCAACTCGGTCGCGTACCAACAGCGGTTTCAGTACCAGTTGGTAATGGAACAACACTGTTAGGCATCTATCATGGCTTTAAAGATTTACTCACCCGCGGGGTCATCGATTCGATGCCGTATCTTGTTGGAGCCTCAACACCTGGTGGAAATCCAATTGTTAAAAGTTTTAAGGAACACAGATCAAAAACACAGGATCTACTTCCAACTGAACTTAAAGAAACAGCAATCAACGAACCACTCATCAGTTATCACTCCTACGATGGTGATGAGGCACTCCAAGCAATTTACGAAACCAACGGTTGGGCAGACTACGCGAGTGATACGAAAATGCTCCACTATCATAAAGTCCTTCGAGATCAAGAAGGAATCAATGTGCTTCCAGCATCAGCAAGTGCTGTTGAAGCTTTAATCAAATTTAAGCAACATCGGCAGCTCAATAGTTACTATGTTGTTGTTCTCACGGGGAGAAATTTTAGATAA